A single genomic interval of Streptomyces sp. 1222.5 harbors:
- a CDS encoding DUF3618 domain-containing protein, with amino-acid sequence MTQPPHDEPSASSPEELREQVEQTRTELGQTVEALAAKADVKARTQEKAAEVKEQVATKAGELKVQAALKAGELKAKAADLAQQAQDSLPDPVKDKASRAAEQARTKAARAGQLWEEKAPEPVRQKTARGARAARDNRNVLLAAAGVAAVVWLACRRKG; translated from the coding sequence TGCGCGAGCAGGTCGAGCAGACCCGGACCGAACTCGGGCAGACCGTCGAAGCGCTCGCTGCCAAGGCCGACGTCAAGGCGCGCACGCAGGAGAAAGCCGCCGAGGTCAAGGAACAGGTCGCCACGAAGGCAGGCGAGTTGAAGGTGCAGGCCGCACTCAAGGCCGGTGAACTGAAGGCCAAGGCTGCCGACTTGGCGCAGCAGGCGCAGGACAGTCTGCCCGACCCGGTGAAGGACAAGGCCTCCCGCGCGGCGGAGCAGGCCCGGACGAAGGCGGCCCGGGCCGGTCAGCTGTGGGAGGAGAAGGCACCCGAACCGGTACGGCAGAAGACGGCCCGGGGCGCACGCGCGGCGCGGGACAACCGCAACGTGCTGCTCGCGGCCGCCGGCGTGGCCGCCGTGGTGTGGCTGGCCTGCCGCCGGAAGGGATGA